A window of the Hypanus sabinus isolate sHypSab1 chromosome 25, sHypSab1.hap1, whole genome shotgun sequence genome harbors these coding sequences:
- the LOC132381306 gene encoding general transcription factor II-I repeat domain-containing protein 2-like has protein sequence MENSKKRKVTEENRTFNDTWTDSFAFTVDETGLPVCLICNEKLANNKKSNVARHFQNKHAAFAQKYPDGDERKKAVSELMRKVDLSKNHFQKWMKSGKSMTYASYIAAQEIVRHGKQFTDGEYIKESFIKISEHLFTDFKNKSEIVQKIRDMPLSAKTVKDRTIKMAEDITRQQIKDINSAVAYSIAYDESKDKGDIEQIALFCRYVNSAGPQEELIELIPLKDQTRGEDICEAVLNCLRAKGIKTTHLVSVATDGAPNMTGTHKGFVALLQKSLDRKLLTFHCILHQEALCAQTFPPECTEVMDVVIQIVNKIMAKSLNHRQFRLLLD, from the coding sequence atggagaattctaaaaaaagaaaagtgactgaagaaaacagaacgtttaatgatacgtggacagattcatttgctttcactgttgacgagactggtttaccggtatgcttaatatgcaatgagaaactagcaaacaacaaaaagtcaaatgtcgcaaggcatttccagaataaacacgcagcctttgctcaaaaatatccggatggagatgagagaaaaaaagccgtttcggaactgatgcggaaggttgatctgagcaaaaatcatttccagaaatggatgaagtctggaaaatcaatgacatacgccagttatattgccgctcaggaaatagtcaggcacgggaagcagtttacagatggtgaatatataaaagaatctttcattaagatttcagaacatctattcacggactttaaaaacaagagtgaaattgtgcagaaaatcagggatatgcccctctctgcaaagactgtcaaagacagaaccataaaaatggcagaagacatcacaagacagcaaattaaagacatcaattcagctgtggcctactcgattgcctatgacgagtctaaagacaaaggtgatattgaacaaatagcgttgttctgccggtatgtaaactctgccgggccacaggaagaactgattgagttgatacctctaaaagaccaaacacggggggaggacatctgtgaggctgtcttgaattgtttaagagccaaaggaataaagaccacccatctggtgtcagtagctactgatggggcgccgaatatgacgggaacgcacaagggatttgtggctttactgcagaagtcgctggacagaaagctgctgacttttcactgcatcttgcaccaagaggcactgtgcgctcaaacatttcctccggaatgcacagaagtaatggatgttgtcattcagattgtcaataaaataatggcaaaaagtttaaatcaccgtcaattccgtttgttactggactag